CAGCGCTTCTCCCATGTTGCCGCTGCCGATGAATCCGATTCTCTTTTTCTGCAGCATGTCTGGTATAACTCCTTAATTTGGATCAGTTAAAAGTTTCATATTATGTCCAACCACCCGATAGAGTCAAGGCAAAATTTGGAGTCTGACAGTGCGGCTTCTGATTTTGCAGTTGTCAATGGATAAGAATCTGAATATGATACCGGTATGCCCGATTTCATGAAGATATTGACAGGATGTGAAACCCGATGCCCGCCCCATTGAGACAGAAACTGGAAACATTATATACGGCGTATAACCGAAAAGAGTTTGTAGACCCGGACCCGCTCATGTTCTTGTACCGGTATCCGCAGGTGTGTGACCGGGAAATCGCAGGGCTGGTGGCCGCATGCCTGGCCTATGGCCGGGTGGAGATGATTTTGCAGGCCGTGAATCAGGTCCTGATGTTTTTGGGGCCAGCGCCTAAGGACCGGGTGGTCCATCTGAATGAAACCGATCTGTGCCGGGGCATGGCCGGGTTCTCCTACCGGTTTGCCAGGCAGGCCCATGTGGTCAGTCTGATGGTCGGGATACAGCGGGTGCTCCGGCAGTATGGTTCCTTAGAGGCCTGTTTCATGAGCGGCATGTCTCTGGATGATGCCACGGTAATGCCCGGATTGCTGCATCTGGTGCGGCATCTGAATCCGGACGGGGCCTGCGGGCATCTTCTGGCAGATCCGGCCAAGTCCAGTGCCTGCAAGCGCAGTCACCTGTTTTTACGCTGGATGGTGAGAAAGGATCAGGTGGATCCCGGGGGGTGGGACAAAGTCCGGCCGTCTCAGCTGTTGATTCCCCTGGACCGGCATATGTTTTCTGCAGGCAAAATGCTTGGATTCACCCGGCGTAAAACCCCGGATCGAACCGCATGCCTGGAAATTACCGACGGATTCAGGCAACTTAGCCCCGAAGATCCGGTGAAATATGATTTCTGCCTGACCCGTTTCGGCATCCGGCGCAGCCTGGACATGGCCGATTTAGGGACCATACTGGCGGATTGACATGTCACCACATAAAGGAGAATGCATGGATCCGGATGCATACATGCTGCCCCCGCTGTTGCCGGGGCGGCTGATCAAACGATATAAACGATTTTTAGCCGATATCTGCCTGGATTCCGGCGAGACCGTGACCGCCCATTGCCCCAATTCCGGTTCCATGAAAGGGTGTGCCGTGCCTGGCTGCCCTGTATGGCTGTCCGTGAGCGACAATCTCCGGCGGAAACTCAAATACACCTGGGAACTGATCAAAACCCCGGCGTCCATGATCGGTATCAACACCCTGGTGCCCAACAGACTGGTGAAAAAAGCCATTGAAAATCATATGATTTCTGAACTGAACGGATACAGTCACGTTCGTTCTGAAGTCAAAACCAGTGAGGGCACACGCCTGGATCTGGTTCTGGAAGGTGCCGGAAAAGACCGGTGTTATGTTGAAATCAAAAACTGCACCCTGGTGGAGGACGGCACCGCCATGTTTCCGGACGCGGTTACCCTGCGGGGCCAGAAGCACCTGGATGAACTGATGCACCTGGTGAAAACAGGGCACCGGGGCGTGATTTTCTATCTGATCCAGCGCATGGACGCGGCCCGGTTCACGCCTGCAGCCATGATCGATCAACAATATGCGGATAAGTTGCGTGAAGCGGCAGACAACGGGGTGGAAATTGTGATCCGGGACGTTCAAATCGATCTGGAACGGATCCGGATCAATCGGCCCGTCCCTTTTGTGTTGTAACCTGCGCCACACTGGAAACAAGGCTTGACAATCTACCACTTTGTAGTATTTTAAGCCCATAAATCAGGCAATGGTTAACGATGCAGGACGTCATACCAAGGAGGAATCATATGTGGGAATATACAGATAAAGTAAAAGATCATTTTATGCACCCCAGAAATGTGGGGGAGCTTAAAGATGCCAATGCCGTTGGAGAAACCGGATCTTTGAATTGCGGGGATGCGCTGAAACTTTTCTTGAAGGTGGATGAAAATGAGCGTATTGTTGATGCGTCATTCATGACATTCGGCTGTGCCAGTGCCGTGGCCTCCTCCTCCGCACTGACGGAGATCGTTAAGGGCATGACCCTGGATGAGGCAGCCAAAGTCACCAATGGGGATATTGCCGATTACCTGGGGGGGCTGCCCAAGGAAAAAATGCATTGTTCCGTTATGGGCAAGTCCGCACTGCAAAAAGCCATTGCCGACTACCGGGGAATCCAGATCATGGAAAAACCCGGAGAAATGGTATGTGAATGTTTTGAAGTGACCGATCTGGAAATTATCGATGCGGTCAAAGCCAATGGACTGGAAACCACAGAGGATGTCACCAATTATCTCAAAGCCGGGGGCGGGTGCGGTAAATGCCTGGACCGGATCGAAGAGGTGATCGCCTCTGTCAAAGCCGAGGGATGAGCCATATGAACGTGATTTATACCGACAACAATGCCACCACGCGGGTGGCGGATGAAGTGATTGAAGAGATGCTGCCCTTTTTTGGGGGATTTTACGGCAACCCTTCTTCCATGCATACATTTGGGGACCGGGTGGGCAAAAAGATCAGGCAGGCCCGGCAAAAAGTGGCGGACCTGATCCATGCGGATCCCGACGAGATCATATTTACCTCCTGCGGGACGGAAAGTGACAACAGTGCCGTTTTTTCAGCACTGAATGCTTATCCGGACAAGAAACGCATCATCACCTCCAATGTGGAACATCCGGCCATTTTGAACCTGTTCAAATATCTGCGGGATAAAAAAGGGTATGATGTGGTGCTGGTGCCGGTGGACAAAAAAGGAGATCTGGATCTGGATCTTTTGTATGACAGTTTGTCCGATGATACCGCCATTGTCTCCCTGATGTGGGCCAATAACGAGACCGGTGTGATTTTTCCCATTCCTGAGATCGCAGAAAAGGTCACGGAAAAAGGGATATTGTTTCACACGGATGCGGTGCAGGCGGCCGGAAAAATACCCATCGATGTAAGGGCTGCCCATGTGGACATGCTGTCTTTATCCGGTCACAAGATTCATGCCCCCAAAGGCATCGGTGTCTTATATGTGAAAAAAGGGATGAAGTTTTTTCCTTATCTGATCGGCGGGCATCAGGAAAAAGGCCGGCGGGGCGGCACGGAAAACACCGTCTCCATCATCGGCCTGGGAAAGGCCTGTGAACTGGCGGCACAGCAGCTGCCCATCATGAATACCCAGGTGAAAGAACTGCGGGATTATCTGCAAAGCCAGCTCCTGGAAAAGATTCCAGGTGTGTCTGTGAATGGCGATCTGGAAAACCGTCTGCCCAATACCCTGTCCATCGGATTTGATGCGGTGGAAGGGGAGTCTATTTTACTGATGCTGGACAAGGAAGGCATCTGTGCCTCTTCCGGTTCCGCCTGTACTTCCGGTTCCCTGGACCCCTCCCATGTGCTTATGGCCATGGAAGTGCCGTTCAAGTCTGCTCACGGCACCATCCGGTTTTCTTTGTCCCACTACAATACCAAAGAGGAAATGGATCATATTGTGAAGACCATGGTTTCCGCCATTGAAACACTTCGGGCCATGTCTCCTTTCTGGAAAGACGGTAAACTGGTGTAAAAAATCATGACAACCGATCAAGCACTGGTATTTGCCATTCTTTGTGCGACCCTGGTATTGTTTGTCTGGGGAAAGTTCCGGTATGATCTGGTGGCCCTGACCGCCCTGTTGCTGGTGTCGGTGACCGGCCTGGTTCCCATTAATGAGGTGTTTTTAGGATTCGGACACCCGGCGGTGATCACGGTGGCGGCAGTGCTGGTCTTGAGCCGGGGACTGTTCAACGCCGGAGCCGTGGATCTGTTGTCCCGGCATATGGCAAAGGTGGGCACCGTTCCCACAATCCAGGTGACGGCGCTGGCCGGGATTGTGGTGGTCTGTTCCAGTGTGATGAACAATGTCGGCGCACTGGCGCTCTTGATGCCCGTAGCCATATGGATGTCCCGCCAGAGCGGCCGGTCGCCTTCCCTGCTGCTCATGCCCCTGGCTTTTGGTTCTCTGCTGGGGGGGCTGGTCACCCTGATCGGTACGCCGCCCAATATCATTATTGCATTGTATCGCGTTGAAACCGGTCTGCCGGCATTTCGGATGTTTGATTTTGCACCCGTGGGAATCGGGGTGGCCCTGGCAGGCCTGGTGTTTATTTCTCTGTTCGGGTGGCGGCTGACACCCAAACGCGAGGCCCGGTCATCTCCGGATGAGTTGTTTGAAATTGAAAATTATATCACCGAGATCATCGTTCCTGAAGGGTCCAAATTTGTCGGCCAGACTATTTTTCACCTCACATCCGCCATGGAAAAGGAAACCGAAGCCACTGTGGTGAGCCTTTCCAGGGGGGAAATCCATAAGCCCGCCCCTTCCTGGTACGAAATTCTGGAACCCGGGGATGTACTGATGGTGGAGGCGGCTCCGGATGATCTCAAAGCGTTGATGGACGGACTGGGGCTGGAACTGGCTGAATGCAAGGGAGATTGCCGGTCCACATTGGGATCTAAAGATATCCGGTTGATGGAATCAGTGATCACCACGGAATCCACACTGCCGGGCAAAACCTCTGCCGGCCTTTATCTGCGCCGGCTTTACGGGGTCAATCTTCTGGCCATTGCCCGGCGCGGCCGGCGAATTACACAGCCGTTGGGCCAGACAAAATTTATGACCGGTGATATTCTTTTGTTCCAGGGCACGGATGAATCGCTGCAGACCGTGGTCAAAAAATTCAAATGCCTGCCTTTGGCAGAACGTGAAATTCGTATCGGTCAACCTAAAAAAGTCATGTTGTCCGTGGGTATTTTCGGCGGTGCCATGGTGTTGTCCGCCACCGGCGTTCTGCCGGTTCAAATTGCGTTTACAGCGGCGGCCGTAATTATGGTCCTGTCCGGGGTCGTGCCTTTGGGAGAAATCTATGAGCACATTGACTGGCCGGTGATTGTGCTGCTGGGTGCCATGTTTCCGCTGGGTCATGCCCTGGAAAGTTCCGGGGGCGCCGGACTGATCGCGGAAAAACTGCTGATGCTGTCCGGCTTTTTTTCCAGCGCCGGGACCCTGGCGGTCCTTCTGGCCGGGACCATGCTGCTGTCCAATGTGGTGAACAATGCGGCGGCGGCCGTGCTGATGGCACCTATTTCCATTACCCTGGCAAAGGAAATGGGGATTTCTCCGGATCCGTTTCTGATGGCTGTGGCGGTGGGGGCTTCCTGCGCATTTCTGACACCGGTGGGCCACCAGTCCAATGCCCTGGTCATGGGGCCGGGGGGATATAAATTCGGTGATTACTGGCGACTGGGTTTGCCCCTTTCCATTATCGTGACAGTGGTGGCAGTGCCGTTGATCCTGATTTTCTGGCCCATGATTCCTGTGTCCGGCAATTGATCCATTCCCAAAGGTGATCCGCCTATCCTGTCACCGTTTTGATTTTTCTCTCATTTCCCTTAAGGAAAAATTCCACGGTATCTCCACAGTCCCCTGTTTTTGGTCATATCCATATCATTAACTTAATCTCAATTTTGATAATAACAGGCGATTATCAAAAAAAATTTGAGAATACCATGCCAAAATTTTATCGAAAAACAGTTGCTGTTAGCACAAAACCTGTTTTCAATACATGGTCACACTGATTTCTTTTTTCAAAGAAATTATCAATTCTAAACATTTTACCAACCGGCACCGCTAAAGACCAACTGATTTTGTCCGTCAAAGAACACTTCCTTTTTCAACCTTGATATTTTTTGATAAACTTTGTCAAGGCTCTTATAAAGACGGAATAGCTCGATCATTTTATTAAAGCCATCCACTGTCTTGATGTGGCCAGAGATTTTGTTTCAAAAGTTGCCTTGGCAAAAACCAGGATGAAATTGAAACATGATGTATTCATTGAACTGAATCTCAGGCTGATCCATTTCTTTTATGAGAATTTCACAGTTTCAAGTGGAACGGTTTTAATCTGCTCGCCGTCGGTCAGTGCCTTATCTTTCCAAAGAAAAGCAAACCGTATATGGTACAAGGCTCAGTTCACTTTTGCAGAGGTCAGTGGAATTACGGCACTGTTGTCTTTCTTCCAAGCCCGGTCATGGAAACTCGACACGATCATGCGCCGCTGGTGGCAAATAGTGTTGGAACGTTCCTGCCCGGTTGAAATAGACGATCGCCTGGTTCTGGCCGGTAGACGGCATCAAGGTCTCCAAGAAAGCTGAAAAGATGTCCGGGGTCAAACGTCTGCACCAGGAGTCGGACAACTCGGGCAAAGCCTCGTATATTTTCGGGCACCACTGGGGAGTGATCGGTGTTCTGGCCAGCTGGGGTAAAAAAATTTCTTGCATCCCGCTTTATGCCGAGCTCCATGAAGGCGTAGAAACTCTTCGTCGCTTTCAACAAAAAACACCGCCACTGGTCGACGGCAGCCCAAGGTCAGCATCACCAGTCTGATGGCGGCCATGGCGGAAGAATTGGTGCCGGAGCTGGACAGAAAGTGTATTTTGGTTCTCGACGTCTTCTTCGCAGTAGGACCGGTGTTTGCCATCCTCAAAACGGTGCGCGATGCTACCGGTCAACGGTTAGTCCCAAAACAAGCGTGTTTTAAAAAGTTCATATCTTAGGTTAGCAAAACATTTTTAGTAAAAAATTCCACCTGGCAGCTGTTGTCAAAAGTGCATACCTCGCCCCCCGGCTCCATAAAATTTCAAATTGTGGTGTATTTTCATCACCAGTCTCCTGGATCTTGTCTTCCGGGGTTTGGACTCACTCATCACAACCCATTTGTGACAGCTGTCCGATCATGCTCTTTGTATCAGGGAAATGCAAAATGCCTCATACGATCCAACAGATTGAAAATATGTTTGACCTGGTCATTATAGCCGACCAGCCTGTACGTGATCTTTCTCCCTGATTTTATGATCAAGCACGGAATCTGGATAAAAGTATGGATAAATTTTTTGAATTCCATGCGAACAATGCTCCTGCCCAATGCCCGGTATGGAAGCAGCAGACCGTACCATGCCTTGAGATCCCAGGACTGAGACGCTATGGCCATATACACCCAGTTGGAGATCAGGGAATCAGACGGATTGTTCAATGCAGATACCCCGTTTTTCAATTGTTCTATATCGTTTTCATGGTCTGCCCGGTTGCGGTAAAATTGAATCAGCTGCTCCACAGATTTTTTGTCATCATTGGTGATGTAAAAAAAATACCTGACATCATCGAAAAGCTGGCATTGCCCTTTCAGCATTTTAATGGTCTTGCGAAGTACGATCATCCTGTAGGGCTTTTGGCACTTTCCTGGCCTGTATTCGAATTCGGCAACATGTTCACATTCGGTTTTAAGATTTTTAAACTTACGTCTTTCGACCACCTGAGCCTTTACATTCTCTGGTTTTTTGCGGGGCTGTGTCTTGATTTTCCGTGATTCCTTCTGAAGGAGTTCCCACTCAGATTCCGGAATCTGACCGGCCAGTTTCACAAAATTGTTTCTGGCATCCATGCCAAAAACAAAACGGCAGCGGTTGTCCCATTTGCCAAAATTGCTTGTAAGACTGAAGTCCGTATCGCCCCGGATATAAACCTTTTCAAACGAATCAGACACAAGGTTAAGGGTTTTGTCCAGCCACTTGGCAGAATCCAGATGAGAAGGGGCATTCCCGGAACGGTTGACCACATAGAGCACTTCTCTTGTACCAGCCAGGGAAATGATCAAAGGGGCATATCCCCATTTGCCGTTGTATGAAATATCCATACCCTGCTTGCATTGACCGTATGTTTCGCTGATGGTGCCGTCAATATTGATAATGGCCATCTTTTTAAATGACGTCGGCTGTTTCCCCCATATTTTTTTGCGGATGTTATTTTTAGTCGACATGAAATCAAGCACATCCTGTTCCTCGAAACGTCTGAGAAAATCTCCGGCTGTTGTTGGATCCGGTATAATCTGCGCTCCAAGCGCGTCAAGCCAGGCCGGATTTTTTCTCAACAGCTCGATATCTTCCAGACAAGTCCCGCCGGCAAGGATGTTATAGGCCATGTTGGCGACATGATCCGATTCATGATAGGGCAAATGTCGCTTGAGAAGTTCAAGGTTCTTATCAATTTCTTTGAACAGACCGGTCTTCTGGGCAAGCAGATGGATCAACCCGATCCCACCATAGGAGATGCCCTGATGACGGCCATCAAATTCATAATGAATGTTGGACGCTTTGAACATAGGATGGGGTTGCTGGGTCCAGTTTCTTTTTTTTAGTTTTTTACTGATTTTTCTCTTGCGGTTTGCCAATTTTTTGTCAATATTCATACTCACTCGAAACGCCTTTGCTGTTTTGTGTTTTTGTTTTCGATAAAATCATTATACACTTTATTGGCGGGCGTTTCGAGCTTTTTTTCTCATTTTTTTACTTAAATCATGCTTTTTTGGGGTTAGTGCATGTGGTGACTCGGGCCAAAAGTAATGTGGTGGCCTACGCAGATGCACCGCCGAGAACCGGACTCTCCGGCCGGCCCAGGATATACGGTCAGAAATTGAACCTGATAGAACTGTTCTATACGCACCGGACATCTTTTGAACAGGCCCGAATCGAGCTGTATGGGCAGCAGCAATTCTCGGTGAAGGTCTAAAATTCCCAGAAAAAATGTCAATCCACCAAAATTCAGTCCGATGTCAGCTGAGAATTAGGATTTTTCAGCCCAGATCGCAGGCATTTATGTATCAGGTTTGTGGCAAATGTCAAGAAAACCGGATAGAAGCCAATAGAGATCCATTGACCTGAAACGGCCTTGATGAATCAGAATCATTTGTTGACCGGGCGAAGCAAATTTTCATGGGGCACGAATATCGGTTGGCGGGGAAATCACAAAATGAAGCAGTGACTCCCAATTTTCGAATATTATAACACGGATTGTACAACGCAACTGGTTCCAGAATTCTTTTCTTGCGCTGAATTTGGCCCTTGCTATTTGGTACAAAGGATCTCTGAGTTCAATGATTTGACGCATAAAAAAAGCCAGCAGGGTGAATAGGAAAAAATTGAATGATAAGTTCTTTTTCCCATGACCAAAATTGTGTTCAGAATGATAGCCAAGATTTTTCAGAGTATTGAAATTTTCATTTTCAATTTTCCATTTGGCCCGACCGGCTTTGACAAGCTTTGCAACATTGCCGTCAGTAACCCGGATATCAGTGACCCAGCTGTTGGTATAGGTGATTTTATCACCATCCCGGATGATGCTGTATTCAAAAAAATTGACCAGCGGGGCGGATTTGTTCCCATTCAACCTGATATCATTGATCCATTCATATCTGTGGATGGCACCCTTGTGATCCTGCCATTCCAAAAGGTGAACCTGATCCAGATCCTCTTTTTCCATGAGTTGATCGAATAAAACCTTATGGCTGCTGGGCTTTGCTATCAGAATATATGACATTTTGTTTTGATTGAGAGCCTCAATAAACGGCTTCCTTGAATACAGATCATCAGCTGTAATTACGATCTCCAGTTTTGGATGCTCTTGTCGAATCCGGTTTAAAAACCGTTTGCCGGCGTTGATCTCACAATCCTGTTTTTTTGAACCATCACTGTTTTTGATTGGTTCCGGTGCCAACGGGACCACCTGTTTTTTTTCTGGATGTACAATAGACGCACCCAAAACTTTATGGGAATAATTAATGGTTCCATTTTTGTAACCCTTTGTTAAACATGAGGGGCAGTTGATAGTTTCTGAACTGAAATACTGTGTACCATCAATAGGCAGGAGATACCCCTCATTCAGAAATTGAAAAGGTTGTAACTGGTTTCCTCGCTGCAGCAGTCGAAAAAAATCGTTGAAAATTGGAAACAGCTTTTGAGAAGGAATGGCATCAATGATGTCTCTTAATTGGTTGTCTTTGGGAATAGTTTCAACTTGAAACAACGTCTGCAGATTATTCATTTGCATCTGTTCCTGCAGACGTCTTTGGAATTCGAGCATTGAAGCATCTTGAAAATACATCATGGCAAGGGCGCTCAGACAGGCATCATGCATGGAATGCCTGATTTTTCCAACCTGCCGCATCTCAATCTCAGCGATTTCATTGACGCGGGCTGAGACCGACTTTCTGAAATTTGAAAAACCAAGTTTTGTTCCAGTATTCAAGCTGATAGCTCCCAAGTATTGTGCATTTGGATAAATGCTATCATAAAATGATAAAAAAGTCTAGTTTATATTTTCAATTATTTCAATTACTTACAAAATATTTAAATTTCCCGTCAAGGAGATTACGGCTTTGTGATGCCTCAGGCAATGCCAGTGAGATTGGAAAAAATATTACGAAGTAAAAAAAATATCTGATGCATGAAAAGCCGATTTTACAGCATTTTTAGGTTCACCGAGAATTGCTGTATGGGCAGGCAAAAGACGTAGCGTTTCTCTGTTTTGACCTGCTCTGGAAGCCGATCGGCGAGAAGGTACGTTTTGTATTGGTCGCCGATGGTACCGAGCGGTTCATTCTGATGTGGTCGGATTTACCCTTGATGCCCAAGACATGGTCCTGGCCTACAGCTACCGGTTCAAAATCGAGGTGAGCTTCAAGGTCTTCAAGCATTTGATCGGCGCATTTTCTTACTGGTTCTGGACCCATGCCTGGCCCTGTGTCGGAAAGGCGAACAGCAGTGATTTGTCTAAGATCAACGACCGCCGAAGACAACGGTTGATTGCTGAAACAACCGATTTTATTGAGGTGTTTGTCAACTTCGGTTGCATCGCTACCGGGATACTGCAGGTCCTGGCGCTCAACTACCACGAAACCATTTGGAAACGGTATATGGGATGGCTGCGAACCGTCAGTTCGACCATCCCGTCTGAGGAAGTCGTCCAGTCGGTGATCCAGCAGGAGTACTTCCACAATTTTAGCAATTTTGGCACTGACGCGATTTATCGAATAATTATGTCAAAGAGGCGCGGCAAGTAGCAAGACTGGATGTCACTGGTTGCCTGAGGGCGGCAAAACTTCGGACTGTCGAGGTAATAATTATTTTATTAAAAAAGCTATTGACACCAATTGTCGAAGGGTGATATGCAGTATACAGATTGTCGACAGATGGTATACTGAACGAGTAAGAAGGAGAAATCATGACAATTGCAGAGAAAATAACCAAGACTTTGCGTCAAGAAATTCTGAACAACACTTTGTCGCAAGGGGAGCCTCTTTCAGAAAACGTTCTGGGAAAAAGATTTAAAACCAGCAGAACTCCGGTGCGAGAAGCAATTCGGAGATTGGAAAACGATCGCCTTGTTCAAATAATTCAAGGGCGGGGAGCCATAGTCTCAATGATGGATATTAGTCAACTGTCACACGTCTTTGAGGTAAGAATCGTACTTGAACCTTTAGCAGCAGAATCGTCTTTTGTTTTTTTAAGGCAACCAGAAATCACTAAGCTTGAGGAACAATGGTTAGCCTTGGAAGATCGTTTGCACAGTCAAGAAATTGAAATAATACAAGATATATCCGATCTTGACAGAAAAACACATCGTTTCTTTACTCACAAAACCCCCAATCCGTGGCTCCGTACTTTTTTATCTACCTTGGAAATTCAGGTTGCAAGAATGCAAAATATGGCGGCTTCAGGTCTTGGAGAGGCGACTGAATCTATCCGTCAACATTTGGAGCTTGTTTCTCTATTAAAATCAGGTGATCGAGAAGCGTTTATTGTAGCTTTGAGAAACCATATTATCATTAGTAAAAGTTATGTGGCATCCAACATTGATCTGAATCGATGATAAGCCACATGGTAAATACCAGCAAGGAAGAATTTCATGAAACTGTCTAATCAAGAACAGGAAATCTTAGAGGGAAAGCACGGCGACGGGCAAAAAAAAGCGATTGAGTTGCTAGTAGCTGTGGGGAAAGCATTTGATGCTGAACGTTTAGTGGACGTGTCGCGTACACATGTGGCGCTCAGTGCACAGGAAGGAGATACCTATTGGTGCGAATTACTAGTAGAGAACGGTGCAACCTGCCAAGTGCCTTGCACCACTAACCCGGGATGGGATGCCCATGTGCTGTCTCCCCGTTATGCCGTAACCGAAGATGAACTCGCTCTGCTCCGCCGGACCTATGACGTTTACAACAGAATTGGTGCTGTGTTGACCCAGAACTGTACACCTGAGCTAGAGTTTAATGTTCCGGCCTTTGGTGAGGTGGTGGCTTTTTCCGAATCCAGTGCAACTCCCTATGTCAACAGTGTACTGGGAGCCCGCTCAAACCGGGAGTCTTCCGTGAGCGCCCTTGCATCGGCGGTGGTGGGTAAAACTCCCCTTTACGGGCTCCTTTTAGATGAAAACCGTCTGGGAACCATGCTTTTCAATGTCGGCTTTGTTCCAAAGGAGGCTTATGACTGGGGACTTTTGGGCTACTATGTGGGGATGCATGCCAGTAATAGAATTCCGGTTCTCCAGTTTCCTGAATTGCCCTCCCGTCCCACACCGGCCCAGTTGCTTTACTTCGGTGCTGAGGCCGCGACATCGGGTTCTGTTGCCATGTTTCACGTTATCGGGGTAACTCCTGAAGCCCCCACCCAAGAGGTGGCCTTTGGTAGTAAATCCCCCTTAGAAACTATAGATGTGAGCATTCAAGATCTTTTTCGGATTGAAGAAAGACTCAGCGATCCGCCAACGGCTATCAACATGGTCATGGTGGGCTGTCCCCACTATACCTATAATCAAGTCTGCCAACTGGACCGGTTGATGAAGGGCCACCAATCCAAGGTGCCATTTTTTGTTCTTGTGTCCGACACCACTCTCTCAGTCGCTGTGAAATCCGGTAAAAAACAACATCTTGAACAATGCGGCGTGGACCTTATCGCTGGGACTTGTGTCGATCAGCCCTGCTTTAAGTCCTTTGAGGCCGGCACCTTTATAACAGATTCTCCCAAGGCAGGCTATTACCGGAAAGGAAGAGGCCAAAAAGGTGTCATTATCAGGAGGATGGCCCAATGTGTGAAAGCTGCGATAACAGGGAGGGTGAAATAATGAGCGAACAAATTGTCAAATGCCGATGCATAGTCTCTGGAATAGGGAATGGAGAAGCCATGGTTTCATCAGAAGCTATGTGCTTCTACCTCTGTGACCCTAAGACAGGTAACGTCA
Above is a window of Desulfotignum balticum DSM 7044 DNA encoding:
- a CDS encoding SLC13 family permease, whose product is MTTDQALVFAILCATLVLFVWGKFRYDLVALTALLLVSVTGLVPINEVFLGFGHPAVITVAAVLVLSRGLFNAGAVDLLSRHMAKVGTVPTIQVTALAGIVVVCSSVMNNVGALALLMPVAIWMSRQSGRSPSLLLMPLAFGSLLGGLVTLIGTPPNIIIALYRVETGLPAFRMFDFAPVGIGVALAGLVFISLFGWRLTPKREARSSPDELFEIENYITEIIVPEGSKFVGQTIFHLTSAMEKETEATVVSLSRGEIHKPAPSWYEILEPGDVLMVEAAPDDLKALMDGLGLELAECKGDCRSTLGSKDIRLMESVITTESTLPGKTSAGLYLRRLYGVNLLAIARRGRRITQPLGQTKFMTGDILLFQGTDESLQTVVKKFKCLPLAEREIRIGQPKKVMLSVGIFGGAMVLSATGVLPVQIAFTAAAVIMVLSGVVPLGEIYEHIDWPVIVLLGAMFPLGHALESSGGAGLIAEKLLMLSGFFSSAGTLAVLLAGTMLLSNVVNNAAAAVLMAPISITLAKEMGISPDPFLMAVAVGASCAFLTPVGHQSNALVMGPGGYKFGDYWRLGLPLSIIVTVVAVPLILIFWPMIPVSGN
- the nifS gene encoding cysteine desulfurase NifS, which gives rise to MNVIYTDNNATTRVADEVIEEMLPFFGGFYGNPSSMHTFGDRVGKKIRQARQKVADLIHADPDEIIFTSCGTESDNSAVFSALNAYPDKKRIITSNVEHPAILNLFKYLRDKKGYDVVLVPVDKKGDLDLDLLYDSLSDDTAIVSLMWANNETGVIFPIPEIAEKVTEKGILFHTDAVQAAGKIPIDVRAAHVDMLSLSGHKIHAPKGIGVLYVKKGMKFFPYLIGGHQEKGRRGGTENTVSIIGLGKACELAAQQLPIMNTQVKELRDYLQSQLLEKIPGVSVNGDLENRLPNTLSIGFDAVEGESILLMLDKEGICASSGSACTSGSLDPSHVLMAMEVPFKSAHGTIRFSLSHYNTKEEMDHIVKTMVSAIETLRAMSPFWKDGKLV
- the nifU gene encoding Fe-S cluster assembly protein NifU; protein product: MWEYTDKVKDHFMHPRNVGELKDANAVGETGSLNCGDALKLFLKVDENERIVDASFMTFGCASAVASSSALTEIVKGMTLDEAAKVTNGDIADYLGGLPKEKMHCSVMGKSALQKAIADYRGIQIMEKPGEMVCECFEVTDLEIIDAVKANGLETTEDVTNYLKAGGGCGKCLDRIEEVIASVKAEG
- a CDS encoding transposase — translated: MNTGTKLGFSNFRKSVSARVNEIAEIEMRQVGKIRHSMHDACLSALAMMYFQDASMLEFQRRLQEQMQMNNLQTLFQVETIPKDNQLRDIIDAIPSQKLFPIFNDFFRLLQRGNQLQPFQFLNEGYLLPIDGTQYFSSETINCPSCLTKGYKNGTINYSHKVLGASIVHPEKKQVVPLAPEPIKNSDGSKKQDCEINAGKRFLNRIRQEHPKLEIVITADDLYSRKPFIEALNQNKMSYILIAKPSSHKVLFDQLMEKEDLDQVHLLEWQDHKGAIHRYEWINDIRLNGNKSAPLVNFFEYSIIRDGDKITYTNSWVTDIRVTDGNVAKLVKAGRAKWKIENENFNTLKNLGYHSEHNFGHGKKNLSFNFFLFTLLAFFMRQIIELRDPLYQIARAKFSARKEFWNQLRCTIRVIIFENWESLLHFVISPPTDIRAP
- a CDS encoding IS1380 family transposase, with translation MNIDKKLANRKRKISKKLKKRNWTQQPHPMFKASNIHYEFDGRHQGISYGGIGLIHLLAQKTGLFKEIDKNLELLKRHLPYHESDHVANMAYNILAGGTCLEDIELLRKNPAWLDALGAQIIPDPTTAGDFLRRFEEQDVLDFMSTKNNIRKKIWGKQPTSFKKMAIINIDGTISETYGQCKQGMDISYNGKWGYAPLIISLAGTREVLYVVNRSGNAPSHLDSAKWLDKTLNLVSDSFEKVYIRGDTDFSLTSNFGKWDNRCRFVFGMDARNNFVKLAGQIPESEWELLQKESRKIKTQPRKKPENVKAQVVERRKFKNLKTECEHVAEFEYRPGKCQKPYRMIVLRKTIKMLKGQCQLFDDVRYFFYITNDDKKSVEQLIQFYRNRADHENDIEQLKNGVSALNNPSDSLISNWVYMAIASQSWDLKAWYGLLLPYRALGRSIVRMEFKKFIHTFIQIPCLIIKSGRKITYRLVGYNDQVKHIFNLLDRMRHFAFP
- a CDS encoding TIGR02757 family protein encodes the protein MPAPLRQKLETLYTAYNRKEFVDPDPLMFLYRYPQVCDREIAGLVAACLAYGRVEMILQAVNQVLMFLGPAPKDRVVHLNETDLCRGMAGFSYRFARQAHVVSLMVGIQRVLRQYGSLEACFMSGMSLDDATVMPGLLHLVRHLNPDGACGHLLADPAKSSACKRSHLFLRWMVRKDQVDPGGWDKVRPSQLLIPLDRHMFSAGKMLGFTRRKTPDRTACLEITDGFRQLSPEDPVKYDFCLTRFGIRRSLDMADLGTILAD
- the sfsA gene encoding DNA/RNA nuclease SfsA, producing the protein MDPDAYMLPPLLPGRLIKRYKRFLADICLDSGETVTAHCPNSGSMKGCAVPGCPVWLSVSDNLRRKLKYTWELIKTPASMIGINTLVPNRLVKKAIENHMISELNGYSHVRSEVKTSEGTRLDLVLEGAGKDRCYVEIKNCTLVEDGTAMFPDAVTLRGQKHLDELMHLVKTGHRGVIFYLIQRMDAARFTPAAMIDQQYADKLREAADNGVEIVIRDVQIDLERIRINRPVPFVL